Below is a window of Watersipora subatra chromosome 11, tzWatSuba1.1, whole genome shotgun sequence DNA.
aatatataggctCTTATGTTTGTTGTTGCAGGTGCTGGAATATCATGTTTATTAGTGAGCACTTCTGAGATTCTCTCAATTCACTTtgataagaaaaaatattttgccttttCGGTGGTCATACTTGGGCAGTATGTCGGGATGTTCTTTTGGCCATCCTTCTCGCAAATGATTCTCGACCAACAAGGCTATGTAAATGCAATGAGAATTCTTGGCTCCTTCCATGTCATCCATATTATAATTGGCGTGTTTCTCATTGAACCCATAACTGAAATATCAGGTACGTTGAATACTAGCCTTTCTGTTTTGTATTTTATAGACTGAACTTCTTATTAAATTAagtttaattgattttaattttggaaAATATGAAGCGCTGTCAGAAGTTATAAGACCAACTCACATTTTAATACACATTTGCTGGTAGTGACGATGCACTGCCTTGATTTTGCTAGAAACCACCACCTACCATGTACCATTAGATGCAGTATTTTCTAATGATTAATAAAAGCCAAGTTTCCAATAAGTAGCAATTGGCAATTGATTTGTttcaatacaaatacatatgCAACCGACCTTCACAAAAATTAAAAGATAGGCAGTTAGCtgtttattatcattttaaCTGATTAATTTGTGATACTCTGAGAACATAATTGGAACATCTCTTTTAATAATGCTCGTGCTGAAAAAAGCCATTAGGGTTGTGTAAAATCGCTGGCTAACAAGATTACCAGATATAAAATGACGACACTAACTCTATCACTTCCATTATAAAATGACAACTGCAGGCTTTTGATTTACATTGACGGAACCTGAAAAAATTTTGACATGTAGCGatgtaaaatatgtaataattaaGCTAAACTAGCTCTAGCAGGAATGTCAATGTGAACAACAACATGAATAATTTGGTAGTCGTATAATTTCTGACAGTACTGGGTAGCATGTCTTATCATGGCGAAATTTGAAGACAGAGTGAATAAGACAAAACTACCATCTCTAGCCCATGTTCCTTTAATTATTAATAGCATGCAGTATTATGACTCGGGTTGTAGAGTAGCAGTCTACCAAACCAAAGGTTACAGTTCAAATCCTGTTAAATGTAATCATTTTTAACCTTCAAGCATAGATGAATGAACTCACAGGACTCATTTTGtagtataaactagctgtactactcagcgttgcttgggtaataaaaaagccatTAAACAGGAAATTGAGTTTTACTTAACATATACAAGATTTACCCTtataatttaaaactttatatcatgaagaaagtgtttttgtgcagttcaaattaATTAAGgaaacaataaaacaactttaaagggttttaaactttttcaaacaactgtaagttttaaatttcttaacttggaagaagtgtttcgttgaaaaaaattggaagaaaaactaaatatgtaaaatagtcaaagtgtaaatgtgaaatcattagcaattaATGGTTAAacatagtctgttttgctacgattacaaagaaaaactatttggtatacaattatatggttctagttcatttcagtgttagCGTGTGAAAATTAGCTTGCCATTTTTCTCATTCCAGTGTTGACACGCAACAAAATTGTAGGTTATAGACAGACATACATAGAGTGGTTTAGAAACACATAGTTATTATCTAATGCATCACCTtctggtaaaaaattaataacaaaataatatgttaaccttagtaactatagttacctacaataactttagcgCATTTTGTAGCTATGAtgtgcaagataatataacattacaatgtactatgtagagagttcttaccttcgagagaCGCGTACCGTAAAAACTGAATCTTGCTTAAGTGACTTTAGTTTACtgaaaacatacttgaaggaaattttagtatgtattttattgaACTTCAGACCTCtaactaaaactttatcatttATCCGTTTTCGAATCCATTTTCACCATAACAGGTACCACTGAACTTGCCATGTCGAGCAATGTCTGTCTCTTAATAACGTACTGAATCAGTATACAGATTgccaacttttaattttgcaataaattattgttgatatcaggTGGCAGAAATGATTCGCCTTAACGAAAAAAATTACGAGAAAGCATCGAGTTTCCTAGAAGtaggcgaaaaatattttataagaagGTCATCATAACGAGTGGGAACAGCGCTCAAATAATACGCCATTTATGGTGTGCATAGGCTATAAGGTATTTGATAGTGGTTCTGAACAATACGTTTTGTATAATAGCTCAGTGGAAAAGCCCATGAGTTTTTAACTTGCGGTTGAAgtctctgtgagttcaaatccatgaaatgtgaaattttaaatCCAAAATTTGAATAGCTGAAGCTTAACATACACAGACACGGAGACAcaaacacatacacatatatatataaatgtaaatgtgtatgtgtatgtgcgtgtgcgtgtgcgtgtgcgtgtgcgtgtgcgtgtgcgtgtgcgtgtgcgtgtgcgtatgtatatgtatatgtacagaCACACaagctttgataaatatatatgtatgtatatataaatatatatatatatacatatatgaaaaaattgtttcctcaccccggataccccgtatgggtggtaaattttgctctaactcggtctcctaccagagacctgggagtttgagcactcgcctcaagatcttagctgttcccaatagcacacttttctgcaactcacctgagttgattgttgttggtatttgggcaagccacattttatgcgtcgGTGTTagtgcgcccagtgccccaatgactactgggattgcAGTtattcttacattccagcatttttcaatcttttctcaAAGAGGGAGATagttctctaccttttctttttctttgctggtcATATTgtagtcatatatatatatatatatgaagtttattaaaaactacaggttaaaatcattactactattagtttcatgcaatcgtgttgcaatcttcaggtagaatgattAACctgtagtaatgattttaacctgtagtttttaataaacttcatacacagctctaattgactcaattattgagcactttactttacagtgtaaaccacatatactatatatatatatatatatatatatatatatatatatatatatatatatatatatatatatatatatatgtatatatatgtatatatatgtatatgtatatatatatgtatatatatatgtatatatatatgtatatatatatgtatatacatttatatatatatcatttatatatatatattttctaccTCCAGATTGTAGAACATAATGCGACTAGCTAAATGCTTGGTGTATCCAGCGTGTCTGTAACATGTACAttgttaaaaattagtaacaatataatatgttaacctttgtgactatagttaccaacagtaactttagtgtatttagtggttacgatttgcaataaaatgtaacatcataaTGCACTCTGTGCAGTACGtgccgtagggagttcttacctttgaggcaGACATTCAACATAAacgttaaatttaaatttattgaatttaccttactaaacacatacttaaagctaagttttaaaatgtattttactaaaccaaacttcaactttgtcttCATCTGAAATTTCatcacctacatgtatctattttcggtttcgttttcactatatcTTAAAACGAATAAGGCTGAACTTACAGTGTTAGACTGCTAGTGGGCAAGCATCGTAGCTCTTTCAGGTGTTTTGAGGGAAATATCTGCAAATAGCATAtcaaaattttcaatattttgctgTAATCAGCGCATTGACCACCAAATTTTGATAGAATTTCTGTTGATTTTGGATggcaaaaaatgttcaaaattttttttttgtgtgtggCAAGGACAACAAACATTGTGTCCGACATTGCAAGCAAAAAACCGTATAACGGGGTCATCGTAACTCGAGGGCGCCCCGTTTTATATTAAGTGCAAATTTGACCAGTCTACAGTCTATGATTCACAGTCGATTTACAGTCTATGGTGAGAGTGATGAAAATGATAAGAACAGCTTATGATTGTTTGTGTTTGTTAGTACTCTTGTTGCTTGAATGTTGTGAAGTCAAATCCAGTACTATGATGCTTTGTTTTTGCTAAAAGCTTATCCCTATAACTGGACAGTCGAATGAGAGATATACAGACAAACTGTCAGATTTCTATATGTAGATTACACTGTGCAGTTGGAGTATTTATTTAGTATCTATAGAGCATAGAGCAATGCTAGTAAACATAACTACATATAGCTTTTCAAATTTGTGAATAATAGCAACTTAAATTTGTTTAAAGCCCCGCTGTTGACTAACTTGCAGACTAAAAGCAGACCTAATTTGACAACAACATTTTTTTCAGTAGATTGATATATGACATCATTATTGGAAAAACTCATTGTGCCAATGCATTTGTAACGACATAGGCTGATCATGGTACAATACATGCAATCACTGATTGAAGTTTTGAAGCTCCCATCATGCATGAGGTGTGTAAATAGTATAGGAATTCTAACTAAATATTCCTCACAGTTTTAATGTattcatttttacattatttatcATTAGAAGTGCACAGAAAGCTTCTTGACTGTTTGCTGTGCTAGACTacactaatatacatgtatttcacggAAAGATTTTGTCACAAACAAGTCAGCAATGAATCAGACGACACACAATCAGAGAAACAATATTATGGATTGCCACCTTGAAAGCATAACAAAAACATTTCTGCACTAGGTTGTACAAACTGCTGATTCACATAATTTGTTGCATCAGCTGACATACAGGTGTGATGATCATGAATAATCAAATAATACAAACATTGGTACATTACAAAAGTTGTAGTGAACTTCAGTAGATTTTGTGATTGTTACAGGGGTATTCATTATTAGATTTACTCATAGATTCTTAttggtttaataaaataattattatgtcaTTCTCTTGCCATCAATAATGACACTTATAAACATAAATTCTAGTTTTTGGTTATGTGTAGTGTATACATTTAAGTCTGTAATAAATAGTTTCTCCAGATTGTCAtaaataaacagaaataaacctGAATAGATAATGTACTCTAAATACATACTACTTGCTGATAGAATCCCGCTGTACATATGATCTACTAGTATactcattttaattttgtcttaATGAAAGTTCAATTTTAATGTTTCAGTGAAAGAAAAAGTCCTTAATAAAGTTGTTCGTAGAACAGCTTCTTCTGCAGAGGTTAGCTCATACAGATTTACCAATGACAAGGCAATGCAGGTACTATGTCAGCTTTAACACCTAATCTGTGTTAATGTTGTTGATTTACATTCTGTTATAATATAAAACTCTAATCTTTTAATATTGAAACCATCACACCGAATAAatgatatacagtcatacctctgcATACGAGTGCTCCAACCTACAAAGACCTGAGATGTGCGCTGACTTCTAGCAAGTTTtttccttgagatacgagcaatCTTTGCAATACAAGCCTGTTCTCAatggccactacactatatgACCGAGTATGTGAGAAGCGGCTTTTGAGAACAACATCACTCGTTCTTTTTCctcaaaacagtttaaaaaaagtttggtAAAAGGTTTTAGTGAACAAATGGCAAAACCCGAATAACCGGaaacattgtaaaaaaatatgatgataaaattaaaataagctttgtaaaaaaataaaatttagtttcaagtgtttgtttagtaagcttaaTTCATTGAATTTAAATTCAAAGCCTCTTACATAAAGTCACAACAGTTTAGTGTACTGAATTTGTTGCTCTCAAGTTTTCCTAAGGCTGCTGTTATTCACAACATCTGTCTTGAAAGTAAAAACGCCATACTGTGGTGCACGCAGGGATGTTACATCTTATCGCAGATCGTAACAACTAAATAGATATAGTCGGTACTGAATTAtcacaattaaaaaaaacacattttcctCCATAATATCCTGTTTAGGTAGAGTTTTTATAGTATGGCAAGAGGATAATTTGTgtaattagtgtaatcagagtGATTTTATATAGAGAGCATTGCCCTGATACGCTAGTAAAtggacatacgagctcagtcccaaAACTCATTAAGCTCCTATGCCAAGTTATGACCGTAGAAAAGATTTAATGTGCTTTATAAAAGTTTCAAACTGTCTCAATAATGTCACCTTTGAATGGGTAGACCAAAACTCTTCCAGTAGTACTAGTCAACAAAGTTCCAAAGTTAAACAATCATTTTTAATATCATAAAAGCATCATGATCAAAAGGCATATCATTGTGACATTAAAAAATTCTCGCATGATGAATGATCTATAAGAGCAAACTCACTATGGTGTATTTAATGCGTAAAATAAAGGGCTACTCCACGCAATGCCAGGTTCAACTGGTAATCTTAGAACTTCCATTCTCCGTATAAATATGCCACAAtctatctgattagaaactTGAGAATCTGTCTTCGCGTGCATTAAGGAGTAATGTACTCAATGAACGCGATTATGgatttttgtcatgaaacaacctttgataaaaaaacaaaattttgagcaTTTGCAGTCCAAATGtttgttatttaataaaaatatctttatttacACAGTTGATGATTCAAAGAAGTTTCCATGCTGGAACAACCAAAATGTTGGTGTTTTAGGTTTACACAGTGTCATCAACGCCCAAGGACCAAGTTGATGAGATGAAATCCATTGCAGTAATTCCGGAAGTATGCTTCCGAAGAGAAGATGACAATCATTCAACATGCATTCTGAAATCATGTTTGAAATTATTCAGGTCACATCAGGTATGTGGTCTAAAGTTATTAGTTCTTTTTTAAATGATATTAGAGTTTTAGTTTAAAAAGGGAGTGATTATACATTCGCAAAGTAGACTTTGACACAGACTGAATGTGGAAAAACCAGTTTACGCAAATCTTACAAGGCTAACTTGTCAAGGCCAGAATGATGTTTTTGACATTAGTGATTGGATGAATTCTACACTCATAGCaaatgtttaaaactttttgtatATACTACTTTTAAAGCATTGTTCCATGTTAATTTTATAGAAGCCTATTTGCGAgtgtttttgtttaaaacattgtgattctacatgtatgtggaGCTAGGATATGATCACAAGAAccaacatatatatgtatgtgagACCGGTGTGTGACCCAAGCACCAGCTTATGTATTTATGTGAGATTGGTGTGTGCTCACAAGCACCAGCACGTGTATGTATGCAGAACCAGTGTGTGACCACAAGCACcagcatacatatgtatgtaggaCCAGTGTGTAACTACAAAAAATCCATTCTTACAGATGTGAGACTAGTTTGTTACCAGAAACACTAGCATACATGTGCAGAAATGAAGCCATCATGTGATTCAAAGCACCTGCATGCAGTTTGTGTGCTGGGTCAGGGCACGACCATAATTACCAGCATTTATAAGTATGTGAGACCATTTGGTGATCACATGCATCGGCTTATTATGAATACGCAATTACATGTAGTAATTAATCACAAGTACCAGCATACATACGTAAGTGAGCCCAGTAAGTGGCTACAAGCATCagcatatattatacatgtacgtaaCTGGGTTCCAGTACATGAACACAAGCAccaaaacatatatttatggGAAACCAGTAAGTTACCACAAGcaacataatacatatatatgtgaaacTAGTGAGTGACTATATGCACTTGCATACATAGAGATGCTCAAATACATAGACAGACTCAAATATGGCAATTTGAATGAAATGCATATTAATCATTGTAACCAATAATCCTAGAACATTGACAACTAACATACAGAATATGATTGGTTCTAGCTATATGATGCTTTTTAATGTGGATGCCCTCAGAACTGCTgcaaaaactattcatttttgttttaagtgGTAGTTTAGTATTTATTGATAAGTATAGACAATGTTTCAATGTGGACACATGTGTGGATGATATAGATGTAAAATTATTAGAGTTACTCCTCGGTTAGTGTTTCAACTGACTTTTGCATGCTGCTGATTAATGTAGTCACTTTGTTGAAAATTATATAAGTATGAACAACTGAAGTGtgaaagattttaaaaaacAGAACAGCTTGCATGACATTTTATGAGCATCTtttgcaagtgctgtttccatctttcaCAAGCATGAAATGTTTAATACAATCTTACGAGAGACAAAAATTGCTTGATTTGCTGATTTTTGCTGCTTCCATCCTGCGAATGATTCACATTTATGGATTACTTGCATTATGACAACATAAGCCTAGTAGGGCTCTGAAACTTTAATGGTTCAAACTAGTTGATTCTATAGTAGTTGATAATACTGAAGTCTGTAGAGGTTTGGCAGCCAGGACTTGTACTGTTCTAATacatatgtttttttttctctcAAACAAAACTAGTAGTTTGATTGTCCAAAGGTAAGCAGCTTAGCATTTGCTCCACGATATATGTACACTCGTTTATGACAACCCTGCACTGATGTGAAACCTAATTTTGTTGACAGGTTTGGCTGATGATGCTAAATGGAGCATTCTGGGGCGGAAGCAGTGGCAGCTTTTTAGTTTTCACTAATGAATTTATTGTGAACAAACTTGGACTTACTGAAGATGAGGCAGCATTGGGAGTTTCTATCATTGGTACAGGAAACTTCACTATCTTTTATATTTTGCAAATTGGATTCCAGCATATTTATTGAAACTATATCTCAAGTGTAACTAGAATTAtgtatttcacaaaaaaaaGCTATTCCCACTTTTTATAACAAATTCTCAAAAATCAATCTTTGTTAAATGAGGAAGAACTTTCATCTTACTCCTTCACTAAAAACGGCCTTACATGTGTTGAAAGGTAATTCAAATAATGGTAACCcgtcaatcaatcaatcaatcaaacaATCAATGAGCAAGTTATAACAGACACAGTAAACAAGATTTAAGAAGACTTTATAAAAGAGGACCTTGATAGtcgatatatatttttatagtcagtATGAATGTATTAAAGGTTgagttgcaacaaaattcacattacagttatttggtatcataagattcaccatatcttactctgttgtgttgtagatgcaacaTATGTGggaatgcgattacaagctcttaaaagctaaaaaatgaaacgccttgaaaaaagtaaaaacaacaagAATAGTGAATGTAATAGGCACAGTAATAATAAAGGTACCAGCAGTAAGTACCTGTAAATAACTTGGTGTACAGAAATCAAAGCTTTGAAATTAAAGTTACTTTTTTGAAAAAcctgaaaatatatttatttgatgcgtaaaatacttttttcatatcaaaccGCTTTTAATTACTTGACAACTACCTAAATCAAATGAAAGGTCATTAcaataaattttgtaaataatgcCTGCTAATTCTTATTGGTGTAGTGATAACGTTTTAATTCAAACATTCttagttttggtttgaaatcTTGCTTCATTGCTATCTTATAACCATTAAGTTTATAGGTTGCCCAGTTCAACTTGATTTTGGAATATTTCACCAGTTTGCTTGTAACCATTGGATGCCACCGAGTACCAGCCTTCATCCCAGTCTAGCCAAACAAGTATACCGATTCCTGCTGTGCGTGATAATAAATTTCTAATACACTATACGCTACTTTGTATATAGAGTGCTTTTCATACTATTTTAGGTAAATTCTATAGCTAAAGTTTAATtcaatcttataataatccCATATTACTGTTAGTAAACTACAAAGGGTTACTCAagtaaatttcaaatattttatcagaaaatgcagcttttttgtaacatttgagaggatgtttgttttaggtgatctcaCTGCCAAGAGATTTCAAGAAAACATATTCGCAAAAACTTGACTAAAGTTACAAAGCTCCTAAAAAGGCATATCCaggttttcaaaaaattatgtcAATATGTGTGTATACCAATCATAAGTTCACGagttataaatatacagtgTAATCAGTGTCAgatactcaaatgtttacacagcatttaaaaGGAAACAATGCAACAAACCACAACACAAATTGAGTAGCTTTAGAAATACTTAGtttgtattaaaaattataattttttttattagtaaatatataattttacacAGACTTCACAGTTTTGTTGGTCTCAATACAAACATCACAGTGCTCTGCTAGATTATGGCTATATTATATAGACTATATTACAGAGATGatgaaatatcatgatattATAGTTACAGtcatttgcaaaagtttaagaCCACCCTTGATTTTTccaaaaacttaaaatttttggTATTAcaccaaattttttcttttttgtttacgCTATGATACAAGTTAGAGAatacatagtctatactgtgcATCAGCTATTCCAAATGCTGCTAATGTCAATAATTTGTAGGTCGCCCCTCGTTTTCTATTATAGCTTTAAGTCTCCTTGGCATGCTCTCAATAAGTTTTTTACAATAGTCATCGGTGATCTCAGTTATCAAACTGTTCTAATTGCTTCATTTACAGCTTAAGCATTTGGGGCTGCCCTTTTGCTACTTTGTCCTTGACTTTGCATCACAGATTCTCAATTAGGTTCAGATCTGGGCTGTTACTTGGCCAAGCAAGAACTTCAACTTACATCTTTTTCAGATAATCTATCACCTTGTTCAATTTGTGGCAAGGTGCTCTATCGTGCATAAATACAATGCATTCATGTACCTCATATATAAAGCTATATTgtgttcaaaaagttttttttctttttcatcatTCATAGTGATGTTTTTATCTAAAAAGTAGCAGCCTGCAGTCTCTTTGACAAACATTGTCTTCCATGCCATATGACTCGGTGAATCTTTTATTCTTATGACAGCTTTATCTGTCATCAAAGCAAGTTACTACTGGTCTACAAATGTGTCTTTTGCGTAATTTAAACTACAACAAATTAGACTTATCTTAGAATAACACGTTTGACCAGTCTTGAATGGTCCAGTGGCTATACCTCTTGGTGACAAATATTTTGGCTCTAGAAGTCGGTGCCAAGGCCTGTCTTTACACATTTTCACCATTTTGTTTGAACTAATATTTGCCACAAAACTGAGCCAAAAGTTAAGTAAAGCATTAATCTTTATGCTTGACAATAATGAACCAACTTAAGGAGCAACTGATAGGGTTACAAGAACCACTGAGGAGATTAACTGAAGCCAGAAGCTAGTAACATCATTTAATAGAAAATTTCTTCAAATTTACCAAGTGGTCTTAAATTTTTGCAAATGACTGTATAATAATTTTAGTAACATAATTGTATTTATAGGGTTTTGTAATCcttctaatattattactattattattattgttactattattatactatgtaTGATTATATCTAAAGAGTTTGGCATTCCTGTCTGCTAAAATGAACTTATGCAGgtataaacttcaaattttttaaaaacagttgcTTGGTTGTGTTCACAATATACTAACTTTTATCTAGGTGTAACTGAAATATTTGGAACAGGATTGGTGACTTTTACTAGCCAGTTTGAGTTTGACAGAGCCATATTACACTCATGTACAATGATAGGCCTTGGCATTAGCCCTCTTCTGGCAGCAGTCTGCTTTAATAAGGTACGAGTTTTGTTTCTTGTAATGCTGTCGATAGGGGAATTAAATTGATAGCGGATCTAACAAAAAAGGGTGAACAAGAAACTCTTGCTAATTAAGGGGTGTTTAGGTAACGAGATACTTGTAACATTTCATGTTGTTGAAAATGgcttttttgaatattttaggCTATAGATGAGTTGAAACATAAaggttttttttcaaatttatgaATAGTAGCAACTCAAATCGGTTCAAAATATTACTCTGTTGCCTAAACTTCAAGAAACAAACTTAGTTTAGCACACtatttttgcaataaattgtTATAGGACATCACTATTACAAAAGCACATTGTGTTCATGTATTTGTGATTGCATAGGCATATCACGCCTGCCAAAGCTATTATCATGACACAATGTATGCACTCAATGATCGAAAATAATGCCAGCACTTGAGATATACTATCAATCAATGAAGTTCCACATTTAAATATACATTAAACTatgatttttaattttactcattataacaataattatttatacGATTTTTAAACACAATAATCAAGGTTGCTATTAACACACTGTTTATAGGATATCAGTTTTCTCAACAAGCCATAACTCTGTCAAttgtactagtatatactgaGTCTATAGTTGGGGTTCTATACAGCGTTAGTGCGGGTGCTAATACTTTCACAATAAAATTTTGATCCTACAGCCATATAGAACTAAGCATCGGCCTGAATCTTTCAGCAAACCTTAATTGATAGTGATAGTGAAGGGTAAACTGCAGGTTTTTCTAATAACCTACATCTAAATTGCCTAAGTTTCAAGCGTGCACTAATAGGTCAGCGAGGGATTAACACTTTGCTGCCCCTTATGGTTCCCAACAAGATGCTTGCTACATATGTAGGTGCCTCAGTTATGGTATAGCAAATCTATTAAAACATGTGCTAGGTATGAACTatgcataaataaaataatattgttgtatAATCTaagcataaataaaataatattattgtat
It encodes the following:
- the LOC137408789 gene encoding uncharacterized protein isoform X1: MRILGSFHVIHIIIGVFLIEPITEISVKEKVLNKVVRRTASSAEVSSYRFTNDKAMQVYTVSSTPKDQVDEMKSIAVIPEVCFRREDDNHSTCILKSCLKLFRSHQVWLMMLNGAFWGGSSGSFLVFTNEFIVNKLGLTEDEAALGVSIIGVTEIFGTGLVTFTSQFEFDRAILHSCTMIGLGISPLLAAVCFNKGMFYMLCIVWGLSDGACIANFLGYVYGFCQPDLLALLMGMNLLAQGAAIAMVSPIVGYLMQTVRAEYGILMSGLCAIAAAFVLLPVIVQRRKATRNYNMEENQRKH
- the LOC137408789 gene encoding uncharacterized protein isoform X2, which translates into the protein MRILGSFHVIHIIIGVFLIEPITEISVKEKVLNKVVRRTASSAEVSSYRFTNDKAMQVYTVSSTPKDQVDEMKSIAVIPEVCFRREDDNHSTCILKSCLKLFRSHQVWLMMLNGAFWGGSSGSFLVFTNEFIVNKLGLTEDEAALGVSIIGDVLYVMHSLGTVRWCLHSELLRLCLWILSARSVSFVNGYESAGSGCSYSNGVTNSGVLDADRQSRIWNTYVWALCYCCCFRIAASHCSEKKSYKKLQYGRKSKKTLNIDSC